A window of the Salmo trutta chromosome 25, fSalTru1.1, whole genome shotgun sequence genome harbors these coding sequences:
- the zdhhc22 gene encoding palmitoyltransferase ZDHHC22, with translation MIIRMFKLRLLNAVAPAYFFSATAVTFIFHFCFFIPTIFQSPGISLRASTVIHTAVFLYLMLNALGNYVMTIKYPAESANETVIPACSADCSDKIDAHYLLNGRHFCKLCKKVILRRDHHCFFTGNCIGNKNMRYFIMFCIYTSCTCLYSLVLGVAFLTVEYNISFENPLTFLTLLPLSTGYFFLGVISGLQFFLVLMLYVWLGIGLVCAGFCCQQVLLVARGQTYCQMKRGQLVESCSSWKDNLSDVFGSHWAVGLFLPVQTVEAFSGEVAAHHHKHD, from the exons ATGATAATCAGGATGTTTAAATTAAGACTCCTCAACGCTGTCGCCCCAGCATACTTTTTCTCAGCCACAGCGGTAACCTTCATTTTTCACTTCTGCTTTTTCATCCCAACGATTTTTCAAAGCCCGGGCATCTCACTGAGAGCATCAACTGTGATTCACACCGCCGTTTTCCTATACCTGATGCTGAACGCTTTAGGTAACTATGTCATGACTATAAAGTACCCCGCTGAGAGCGCAAATGAGACCGTGATTCCTGCATGTTCGGCAGATTGCTCAGATAAAATAGACGCCCACTACCTCCTCAACGGTCGCCACTTCTGCAAACTCTGTAAGAAAGTCATACTCAGGAGGGACCACCACTGTTTTTTTACTGGAAACTGCATTGGCAACAAAAACATGCGATACTTCATCATGTTCTGCATATACACGTCATGCACTTGTTTGTACTCCTTGGTTCTTGGTGTGGCCTTTCTAACTGTGGAATACAACATCTCCTTTGAGAACCCATTGACTTTCCTCACCCTTCTGCCCCTCTCTACTGGTTACTTCTTCCTAG GAGTTATCTCAGGTCTGCAGTTCTTCCTGGTGCTGATGCTATATGTGTGGCTGGGCATCGGCTTGGTGTGTGCAGGGTTCTGCTGTCAGCAGGTGCTGCTGGTAGCGCGGGGGCAGACCTACTGCCAGATGAAGCGGGGCCAGCTGGTGGAGAGCTGCAGCTCCTGGAAGGACAACCTGAGTGATGTGTTTGGCTCCCACTGGGCGGTGGGGCTTTTCCTGCCAGTACAGACAGTGGAGGCCTTTTCAGGAGAGGTCGCTGCCCACCACCATAAACATGACTGA